In Harmonia axyridis chromosome X, icHarAxyr1.1, whole genome shotgun sequence, a single window of DNA contains:
- the LOC123685661 gene encoding prostatic acid phosphatase-like has translation MKSTHSNLYIGFMFFIFLCLVNPTISSNCTTLKQIHLVFRHGERSPSLVYPNDPNKSFWTDELGYLTKKGKLQMYNLGQRMRKKYSCFLSNYSTATDIKVLSSYSDRCLMSAQLFNSGFLVPENEQIWNQELLWQPVPISYKPRNEDNLIATKQKCKKFDDLYVQLFSTPKYKKILEDNSDLFKYLTEQTGMEIDTMRKVEELYNTLEIEQLQNLNLPTWTEKVFPSSMKPIAELSLASFTDTDFMKRMKGGPFVKKVLEEMKKKSANENIPKLNIYSGHDITLVNILRTLGFSDKLKPNFAAYLIFELHLTPNPEIKIFYNDCGWCKEEELKLRNDEISCSIEEFEQQLKPLIPEDWQKECE, from the exons ATGAAATCGACTCATTCTAACTTATATATAGGGTTTATGTTTTTCATATTCTTGTGTTTGGTAAACCCTACAATCAGTTCGAATTGCACAACTCTAAAACAAATTCACTTG GTATTCAGACATGGAGAAAGAAGTCCTTCACTTGTCTACCCAAATGATCCAAATAAATCGTTTTGGACGGATGAACTGGGATACCTCACGAAG AAAGGAAAACTACAAATGTATAACTTAGGACAGCGAATGAGGAAAAAATACTCTTGCTTTCTATCGAATTATTCCACTGCGACTGATATCAAGGTGTTAAGTAGCTATTCTGACAGATGTTTGATGAGTGCTCAACTTTTTAACAGTGGATTTCTTGTTCCGGAAAACGAACAGATTTGGAACCAGGAGTTATTATGGCAACCAGTTCCAATAAGCTACAAGCCTAGAAATGAAGACAAT CTGATAGCCACAAAGcagaaatgtaaaaaattcGACGATCTTTATGTGCAACTTTTCTCAACGCcgaagtataaaaaaatattagaagACAATTCTGATCTATTCAAATATCTAACAGAGCAGACGGGTATGGAAATTGACACAATGAGAAAAGTGGAAGAGCTCTACAATACATTAGAAATTGAACaattacaaaatttaaatttgccAACATGGACAGAGAAAGTTTTTCCATCTTCAATGAAGCCAATCGCTGAGCTTTCATTGGCGTCTTTCACAGATActgatttcatgaaaaggatgaAAGGAG GTCCATTCGTAAAGAAAGTATTggaagaaatgaagaaaaaatcggcgaatgaaaatattccaaaattgaaCATTTATTCTGGTCATGATATTACTTTGGTCAATATTCTTCGTACACTCGGTTTCTCTGACAAATTAAAACCTAATTTTGCAGcttatttaatttttgaactTCATCTTACTCCAAACCCAGAAATAAAG atctttTACAATGATTGTGGATGGTGCAAAGAAGAAGAACTGAAGTTGAGAAATGATGAGATTTCTTGCTCAATTGAAGAATTCGAACAGCAGTTGAAGCCATTGATACCTGAAGATTGGCAGAAAGAATGTGAATAA
- the LOC123685659 gene encoding cysteine-rich with EGF-like domain protein 2, giving the protein MFLEVFLLVAFFNLNSVVHCVQSKEVLYQKKFPPCKACKVFIDSFKKGIEQTAKGKFDGGDTAWEEEKLGSYANSEIRLTEIQENICTDIVEGRDQCYSIHEEYDDVLEEWWFQKQNDDPDIFKYFCIDQIKSCCPEYHFGENCTPCEGFPDNICSKNGKCKGAGTRKGNGKCLCDTGYANDKCDNCAEGYFQSPKDDNKLTCSKCHSSCDGPCTKAGATGCTKCRDGWIMDDNDGCIDVDECTSSKSPCKTGKFCVNNIGSYQCLFCDRSCQSCTGDGPDMCDKCAEGYIMKHKRCVDAEEESRKQYLNFTRYLFYIGLCIATYIVFKKNIVLAAIIGAAVSIYVIMSEYLDPHANPRDIALIQKIPG; this is encoded by the exons ATGTTTCTGGAAGTTTTTCTACTAGTTGcgttttttaatttgaattctgTAGTACATTGTGTACAATCGAAAGAGgtattataccaaaaaaaatttcctccTTGCAAGGCATGTAAGGTGTTCATTGATAGTTTTAAAAAAGGTATAGAGCAAACTGCCAAAGGAAAATTTGATGGAGGAGATACTGCTTGGGAAGAGGAGAAGTTGGGTTCATATGCTAATAGTGAGATTCGTTTGACTGAAATACAAGAAAATATATGCACTGATATTGTTGAGGGTAGAGATCAATGTTATTCTATTCATGAAGAATACGATGATGTATTGGAAGAATGGTGGTTCCAAAAGCAAAACGATGATCCAGACATTTTTAAGTATTTTTGTATAGATCAAATCAAATCTTGCTGTCCTGAATATCATTTTGGTGAAAACTGTACACCTTGTGAAGGTTTTCCAGATAATATCTGCAGTAAAAATGGAAAATGTAAGGGAGCAGGTACCAGAAAGGGAAATGGTAAATGCCTATGTGACACTGGTTATGCAAACGACAAATGTGATAATTGTGCAGAAGGCTATTTTCAGTCTCCTAAAGATGATAACAAGCTGACATGCTCAAAGTGTCATTCTTCTTGTGATGGGCCTTGTACAAAGGCAGGGGCTACag GATGTACTAAATGTAGAGATGGTTGGATTATGGATGATAACGATGGTTGTATTGATGTTGATGAATGTACCTCATCGAAGTCCCCATGTAAAACTGGAAAATTTTGTGTGAATAATATAGGTTCTTACCAATGTTTATTCTGTGATCGATCATGCCAATCTTGTACTGGGGATGGACCAGACATGTGTGACAAATGTGCAGAAGGTTACATAATGAAACACAAAAGATGTGTGG atGCAGAAGAGGAAAGTAGAAAACAGTACCTGAATTTTAccagatatttattttatatcggCTTATGTATTGCCACGTATATAGTTTTTAAAAAGAACATCGTGCTAGCAGCCATCATTGGAGCAGCAGTGTCTATTTATGTCATTATGTCAGAGTACTTGGATCCTCACGCCAACCCAAGAGATATAGCACTCATACAAAAAATCCCCGGGTGA
- the LOC123685657 gene encoding major facilitator superfamily domain-containing protein 12-like → MESSQHLISNDYTEVYQSLPIRLQLAYGMGHVLNDICASLWFTYLLVFFQLVLQFSNWEAGFLLLVGQIADALATPFVGFHSDRNRGVCCNYTKRKSWHLFGTTCVLCAFPSIFSPCFLCDNTQKWVQLLYYSIFIVIFQFGWAAVQISHLSLIPELTPNEHDRTRLTAVRYSFTVISSIFVYVNAWFFLHLNGDDTKLGPSYAPKFQQIVWSGIFLGLCCSALFHIFIKEGEGLGSRDIRGGQPRHSVSDILKNVKIYKVAVIYMSTRLFVNLSQVFIPLYLHETLDKTASTLALIPLTIFIGSFFMSFGIGKLNRMFGRKLAYFIGVVMGIAACIWIKNGAGNFYFQYGIYGVSILIGAGGSIVLVTSLGITADLIGNQTSSGAFVYGIMSFTDKLANGIAVIIIQDLHKADGSNKDYYRDILTYVCGASMVLGTFGIISLIHRNRQEGLTRNVQVRNYNSINSEISTCDNSS, encoded by the exons ATGGAATCAAGTCAACATCTTATTAGCAATGATTATACAGAAGTCTACCAAAGTTTACCAATCAGATTACAACTGGCTTATGGAATGGGACATGTTTTGAATGATATATGTGCATCTTTATGGTTTACTTACTTACTAGTTTTTTTTCAACTGGTTTTGCAATTCAGTAATTGGGAAGCTGGATTTCTACTCCTTGTAGGGCAG ATAGCTGATGCATTGGCAACTCCTTTTGTAGGATTCCATTCAGATAGAAACAGAGGTGTCTGTTGTAACTATACCAAACGTAAAAGTTGGCACTTATTTG gaACAACTTGTGTTCTGTGTGCGTTTCCATCCATATTTTCCCCATGTTTTCTATGCGACAATACACAGAAATGGGTACAACTGTTGTACTACTCCATATTCATTGTGATTTTTCAATTCGGCTGGGCAGCAGTGCAAATTTCTCACTTGTCACTCATACCAGAACTCACCCCCAATGAGCATGACCGAACACGTCTGACTGCTGTGAG ATACAGCTTTACAGTTATATCCAGCATTTTCGTTTATGTCAATGCTTGGTTCTTTTTGCATCTAAATGGTGATGATACCAAATTGGGACCATCGTATGctccaaaatttcaacaaatcgTATGGAGTGGAATTTTTCTTGGATTATGTTGCTCTGCATTGTTCCATATATTCATCAAAGAAGGAGAAGGATTGGGTAGCAGAGATATAAGAGGTGGTCAGCCTAGGCATAGTGTATCAGATATACTCAAAAACGTTAAAATATATAAA GTTGCTGTGATTTATATGTCTACAAGGTTGTTTGTTAACCTAAGTCAAGTGTTCATACCCCTGTATCTTCATGAAACTTTGGATAAGACAGCCAGTACATTGGCATTGATTCCTTTAACCATTTTTATAGGTAGTTTCTTTATGTCCTTTGGAATTGGTAAACTCAACAGAATGTTTGGCAGAAAG TTGGCATATTTTATTGGTGTAGTTATGGGTATAGCTGCATGCATATGGATAAAGAATGGCGcaggaaatttttatttccaatatgGAATTTATGGTGTTTCAATTTTGATAG GAGCTGGTGGATCGATCGTTTTGGTTACTAGTCTGGGCATAACTGCTGATTTGATTGGTAATCAAACTTCAAGTGGGGCCTTTGTTTATGGTATTATGAGTTTCACAGATAAGCTTGCAAATGGAATTGCTGTAATCATTATTCAAGACTT ACACAAAGCTGATGGCTCAAACAAAGATTATTACCGTGATATTTTGACATACGTATGTGGTGCTTCCATGGTGTTAGGTACTTTTGGTATCATTTCATTGATACACAGGAATCGGCAAGAAG gtCTTACAAGGAATGTTCAGGTACGAAATTACAACAGTATTAACTCTGAAATATCAACCTGTGACAACTCATCATAA